Proteins found in one Thermaerobacter subterraneus DSM 13965 genomic segment:
- a CDS encoding FAD-binding oxidoreductase, whose protein sequence is MSSWAGKVRHWNGWGYAGEEPGPEAVERWRRSLGVLAGVRAEDYRSPVPLDGLRLPPARLELDGAGCLPGLQGFRGRLAATPYERALHAAGRSTGDLIRLRTGTNLRFPDLVAYPADEEDVLRLLEYAAARQVALIPTGGGSSVVGGIEPDVRASYNGVINVDLRDLRGVVAIDRASRRARVRAGTLGPDLEETLRSEGLAFRHYPQSYACSTVGGWIAARAGGHFATLYGKIETAVESLRVVTPRGRVETREVPQSASGPDGKAWFIGSEGALGVITEAVLRLQVPPARKRATGFRFAGFAEGLEAVRRIVQAGIYPPVLRLLDEYEAMVAFWGRAGMEPGAFLHLGFEVTEPDGERAVTVAWEEATRLCRAAGGREVPPAGVQAWREGFVQQPYWRDVMIDHGLVVDTLETATAWSRAAALREAVREALFRRMERWSAVAMVLCRVTHAYPDGCSLYFTFVLKPPRDAMWAAWRDVQQAGFEAFLAHGATLSHHHGTGRDFAPFFEREHGPGHVAALRALKAALDPAGVLNPGVFFPAGAA, encoded by the coding sequence ATGTCCTCGTGGGCGGGCAAGGTGCGGCACTGGAACGGGTGGGGCTATGCCGGGGAAGAACCCGGCCCGGAGGCCGTGGAGCGCTGGCGGCGGTCGCTGGGAGTGCTGGCCGGCGTGCGGGCGGAGGATTACCGGTCACCGGTACCGCTGGACGGCCTGCGCCTGCCTCCGGCGCGCCTCGAACTAGACGGGGCGGGGTGTCTACCTGGCCTGCAGGGGTTCCGGGGGCGCCTGGCCGCCACCCCCTACGAGCGGGCCCTGCACGCCGCCGGCCGGAGCACCGGGGACCTGATCCGCCTGCGCACCGGTACGAACCTGCGCTTCCCCGACCTGGTGGCCTACCCGGCTGACGAGGAGGACGTCCTGCGCCTCCTGGAGTACGCCGCAGCCCGGCAGGTGGCCCTGATCCCCACGGGCGGCGGCAGCTCGGTGGTGGGCGGCATCGAGCCCGACGTGCGCGCGAGCTACAACGGCGTCATCAACGTGGACCTGCGGGACTTGCGGGGGGTGGTCGCCATCGACCGGGCTAGCCGGCGCGCCCGGGTGCGGGCGGGCACCCTGGGGCCGGACCTGGAAGAGACCCTGCGCAGCGAAGGGCTGGCCTTCCGCCATTACCCGCAGTCCTACGCCTGCTCCACCGTGGGCGGCTGGATCGCCGCCCGGGCCGGCGGGCATTTTGCCACCCTGTACGGCAAGATCGAGACCGCGGTGGAATCCCTGCGCGTGGTGACGCCCCGGGGCAGGGTCGAGACCCGGGAGGTGCCCCAGTCGGCCTCCGGCCCCGACGGCAAGGCCTGGTTCATCGGCTCCGAGGGCGCCCTGGGCGTCATCACCGAGGCGGTGCTGCGGCTGCAGGTCCCTCCCGCGCGGAAGCGGGCCACCGGCTTTCGCTTCGCGGGGTTCGCCGAGGGGCTCGAGGCGGTGCGCCGGATCGTCCAGGCCGGCATCTACCCGCCGGTCCTGCGCCTGCTGGACGAGTACGAGGCCATGGTGGCCTTCTGGGGCCGGGCGGGGATGGAACCGGGGGCCTTCCTGCACCTGGGCTTCGAGGTGACGGAACCCGACGGGGAGCGGGCGGTGACGGTGGCCTGGGAGGAGGCGACCCGCCTGTGCCGGGCCGCCGGCGGCCGGGAGGTGCCGCCGGCCGGCGTGCAGGCGTGGAGGGAGGGGTTCGTCCAGCAACCCTACTGGCGGGACGTGATGATCGACCACGGCCTGGTGGTCGACACGCTGGAGACGGCGACGGCGTGGTCCCGCGCGGCGGCCCTGCGGGAGGCGGTGCGGGAGGCGCTGTTCCGGCGCATGGAGCGATGGTCGGCGGTGGCCATGGTCCTCTGCCGCGTGACCCACGCGTACCCCGATGGATGCTCGCTCTACTTCACCTTCGTCCTCAAGCCGCCGCGGGACGCGATGTGGGCGGCGTGGCGGGACGTGCAACAGGCAGGGTTCGAGGCCTTCCTTGCCCACGGCGCCACCCTCAGCCACCACCACGGCACCGGCCGCGACTTTGCACCGTTCTTCGAGCGGGAGCACGGCCCCGGGCACGTGGCGGCCCTGCGGGCGCTGAAGGCCGCCCTCGACCCGGCGGGGGTGCTCAATCCGGGCGTGTTCTTCCCGGCCGGTGCCGCCTAG
- a CDS encoding AbrB/MazE/SpoVT family DNA-binding domain-containing protein — MGIRRILRIGQSLGVTLPARELHELGLKEGAPVEVEVDRVQRQVVIRPLDSATGVDPSFVEEARRFAERHRVTLEELARR; from the coding sequence ATGGGGATCCGGCGAATCTTACGGATCGGCCAGAGCCTTGGTGTTACCCTGCCCGCCCGGGAGCTTCATGAGCTGGGGCTGAAGGAGGGTGCTCCGGTCGAGGTCGAGGTGGATCGTGTCCAGCGGCAGGTGGTCATCCGGCCCTTGGACTCCGCGACAGGCGTTGACCCGTCGTTCGTCGAGGAGGCCCGGCGATTCGCCGAAAGGCACCGGGTCACCCTCGAAGAGCTCGCCCGGCGATGA
- a CDS encoding type II toxin-antitoxin system death-on-curing family toxin encodes MSLTPAQILYLHDLALEFGGGAPGVLDVGRVDAAGARALQTVGGQPAYRTPVAQAAACAHALVRDHPFVDGNKRTAFLALGLWLASEGLVFDPPPAEAVEVMERVAVGHMDERELARWVERWVRRRDGQAKLS; translated from the coding sequence ATGAGTCTCACCCCCGCTCAGATCCTCTATTTACACGACCTGGCCCTTGAGTTCGGCGGTGGCGCGCCAGGGGTTCTTGACGTAGGTCGCGTTGACGCGGCTGGTGCGAGGGCACTCCAGACTGTCGGTGGACAACCTGCTTACCGGACGCCTGTTGCACAGGCAGCGGCGTGTGCGCATGCCCTTGTGCGCGACCACCCGTTTGTGGATGGAAACAAGCGGACGGCTTTCTTGGCACTCGGCCTCTGGCTTGCGTCCGAAGGTCTCGTTTTCGATCCGCCACCAGCGGAGGCGGTTGAGGTCATGGAACGGGTAGCGGTTGGTCACATGGATGAGCGGGAACTGGCACGATGGGTGGAGCGGTGGGTCAGGAGACGAGACGGTCAGGCGAAGTTGTCGTGA
- a CDS encoding acetamidase/formamidase family protein produces the protein MAHTIHSRHVHYGWDNGLEPVLEVEPGEAVEFEVVDASGGQLNPGSTAADVARLDFERVNPVTGPVFIKGAKPGDVLEVEILEFGPARWGWTAIIPGFGLLAGEFPEPYLKIWDLSGTGDRAWFNERIAVPLAPFPGTIGVALPEPGRHSIVPPRKNGGNMDIRHLTAGTRLLLPVWVEGALFSIGDTHAAQGDGEVCGTAIETAMQVACRFRIRRDLRLDEPAFIVPGPLASGQDPRGYFVTTGISDDLMEASRKAVRAMIRYLGETYHLEPAEAYALASVAVDLKISEVVDAPNWLVSAFLPQSLFVR, from the coding sequence ATGGCCCACACCATCCACTCCCGTCACGTCCACTACGGCTGGGACAACGGCCTCGAGCCGGTGCTGGAGGTCGAACCCGGCGAGGCGGTTGAGTTCGAGGTGGTCGATGCCTCGGGCGGCCAGCTGAACCCCGGTTCGACCGCCGCGGACGTGGCGCGGCTCGACTTCGAGCGGGTCAATCCCGTCACCGGACCGGTGTTCATCAAGGGGGCGAAGCCGGGGGACGTGCTGGAGGTCGAGATCCTGGAGTTCGGTCCCGCCCGCTGGGGCTGGACGGCCATCATCCCCGGGTTTGGCCTTCTGGCCGGCGAGTTCCCGGAACCCTACCTCAAGATCTGGGACCTGTCGGGGACCGGTGACCGCGCCTGGTTCAACGAGCGCATCGCCGTGCCCCTCGCCCCCTTCCCGGGCACCATCGGCGTCGCTCTGCCCGAGCCGGGGCGGCACAGCATCGTCCCGCCGCGGAAGAACGGCGGCAACATGGACATCCGCCACCTGACCGCCGGCACCCGGCTGCTCCTGCCGGTGTGGGTCGAGGGGGCGCTCTTCTCCATCGGCGACACCCACGCCGCCCAGGGGGACGGGGAGGTGTGCGGCACGGCCATCGAGACGGCCATGCAGGTGGCCTGCCGCTTCCGCATCCGCCGCGACCTGCGCCTGGACGAACCGGCCTTCATCGTGCCGGGGCCGCTGGCGTCGGGCCAGGACCCGCGGGGCTACTTCGTCACCACCGGGATCAGCGACGACCTGATGGAGGCCAGCCGCAAGGCCGTGCGGGCGATGATCCGCTATCTGGGGGAGACCTACCATCTGGAGCCTGCGGAGGCCTACGCCCTGGCCAGCGTGGCCGTGGACCTGAAGATCAGCGAGGTGGTCGACGCGCCCAACTGGTTGGTCTCGGCGTTCCTCCCCCAGTCCCTGTTCGTCCGGTGA
- the menE gene encoding o-succinylbenzoate--CoA ligase, giving the protein MPDWLHRQAELQPDGLALLVAGDPASTRDERCWTFAELDAAATALAERLRAAGVRPGQTVAVLAANEPGYVVLIHAVIRAGAVLVPLNVRLTPAELAWQVADSGAGWLIYGQGFGETAAAVAAHPSSEPAQANRAPSGSKGRPCLLSLAGLASDLLMAGAATQGPVQAPCATASAGGATTTSAGPTAPPSTGDTGAAAVPASAAVPSTASTAGLPAAIDLAAPHCIIYTSGTTGRPKGAVLTYGNHFWSAVQSALNLGLHRDDRWLCCVPLFHVSGLSIVFRSAIYGIPMVLHRRFDPAAVNASIERHRVTVISVVATMLQRMLDERGPRPYPEHLRCVLLGGGPAPRPLLEACAARGIPVVQTYGMTETASQFATLAPADALRKLGSAGKPLFFNRLRIVDERGRDLPPGQVGEIAVQGPTVSPGYHRRPDATSRAWRDGWFHTGDLGYMDEEGYLYVADRRDDLIISGGENVYPAEVEAVLLAHPAVEEAGVVGVPDPEWGQVPVAVVRLRAPHLDAAPGAGLGSGGDAVPEAGRTPVPARDPERSRASAPVLAAQPSRYGSPAPDPARPPSPVTEEALLRFCAERLARYKVPRRVLFTSEPLPRTASGKLQRHVLRQRLGSA; this is encoded by the coding sequence ATGCCCGACTGGCTTCACCGCCAGGCGGAGCTGCAACCCGACGGCCTGGCTTTGCTGGTGGCCGGCGACCCAGCCTCCACGCGTGACGAACGCTGCTGGACCTTCGCGGAGCTGGACGCCGCGGCGACGGCGCTGGCCGAGCGGCTCCGGGCAGCCGGTGTCCGGCCGGGCCAGACCGTCGCGGTGCTGGCGGCCAACGAGCCCGGATACGTCGTGCTGATCCACGCCGTGATTCGGGCGGGCGCCGTGCTGGTTCCCCTCAACGTGCGCCTGACGCCGGCCGAACTGGCCTGGCAGGTGGCCGACAGCGGCGCCGGCTGGCTGATTTACGGCCAGGGGTTCGGGGAGACCGCAGCGGCGGTGGCGGCCCACCCTTCTTCCGAGCCGGCGCAAGCCAACCGGGCACCGTCCGGCTCGAAGGGGCGGCCTTGCCTTCTCTCCCTGGCCGGCCTAGCCAGCGATTTGCTGATGGCGGGGGCGGCGACCCAGGGACCGGTCCAAGCCCCTTGCGCCACGGCTTCCGCCGGGGGTGCTACCACGACTTCCGCCGGTCCCACGGCCCCACCTTCCACCGGGGACACCGGGGCTGCCGCGGTCCCGGCTTCTGCCGCGGTTCCGTCCACGGCCTCGACCGCGGGGCTTCCCGCCGCCATCGACCTGGCGGCGCCCCACTGCATCATCTACACCTCGGGGACCACGGGCCGGCCCAAGGGCGCCGTCCTGACCTACGGCAACCACTTCTGGAGCGCCGTCCAGTCGGCCCTGAATCTGGGCCTGCACCGGGACGACCGCTGGCTCTGCTGCGTGCCCCTCTTCCACGTCAGCGGGCTGTCCATCGTCTTCCGGTCGGCGATCTACGGGATCCCCATGGTGCTGCACCGGCGGTTCGACCCGGCGGCGGTCAACGCCTCCATCGAGCGGCACCGGGTGACGGTGATCTCCGTGGTGGCCACCATGCTCCAGCGCATGCTGGACGAGCGCGGCCCCCGGCCGTATCCCGAGCACCTGCGCTGCGTGCTGCTGGGCGGCGGGCCGGCCCCGCGGCCCTTGCTTGAGGCCTGCGCCGCCCGCGGCATCCCGGTGGTGCAGACCTACGGCATGACGGAGACGGCCTCCCAGTTTGCCACCCTGGCGCCGGCCGACGCCCTGCGCAAGCTGGGCTCGGCCGGCAAGCCGCTGTTCTTCAACCGGCTGCGCATCGTGGACGAACGCGGCCGCGACCTGCCGCCCGGCCAGGTGGGCGAGATCGCCGTGCAGGGCCCCACGGTCAGCCCGGGGTACCACCGCCGGCCCGATGCCACCAGCCGCGCCTGGCGGGACGGCTGGTTCCACACCGGCGACCTGGGCTACATGGATGAGGAGGGCTACCTCTACGTGGCAGACCGCCGGGACGATCTGATCATCTCCGGCGGCGAGAACGTCTACCCGGCGGAGGTGGAGGCGGTGCTGCTGGCCCACCCGGCGGTGGAGGAGGCCGGGGTGGTCGGGGTGCCGGATCCGGAGTGGGGGCAGGTGCCGGTGGCGGTGGTGCGGCTGCGTGCACCCCACCTGGATGCGGCACCGGGCGCGGGCCTTGGCTCCGGGGGGGACGCGGTCCCGGAAGCGGGTCGCACTCCAGTCCCTGCCCGGGACCCGGAACGGAGCCGCGCCTCAGCCCCCGTCCTGGCTGCGCAACCGAGCCGGTACGGATCCCCGGCCCCGGATCCGGCCCGGCCTCCGTCTCCGGTGACGGAAGAGGCTCTCCTGCGCTTCTGCGCCGAGCGGCTGGCGCGGTACAAGGTACCCCGCCGGGTCCTCTTCACCTCCGAACCCCTGCCGCGCACTGCCAGCGGCAAGCTGCAACGGCATGTGCTGCGACAGCGGCTGGGCTCGGCGTAA
- a CDS encoding response regulator transcription factor, producing the protein MGTGEYGYHSGDAPSPDRHRGADAPAVLVVDDEAEIRRLLRLYLERAGFVVMEAGDGPSALAAFDAAGRQGRPVAAVVLDLMLPGMDGWEVCERLRERSPVPILMLTARGEIHERLHGFHLGADDYVVKPFDPREIVARVRALLRRGMPAAGATRPPGAEPALELGRLVIDPGARTVTVDGQPVPLTRTEFDLLYILARHRGQTLGRQQILDRLRGGDYFGDERVVDSHVRNLREKLEPFGLRHLIATVWGVGYRFDG; encoded by the coding sequence ATGGGGACGGGAGAATACGGCTACCATTCCGGTGATGCACCGTCACCGGACCGCCATCGCGGCGCGGACGCCCCGGCCGTCCTGGTGGTCGACGACGAGGCGGAGATCCGGCGCCTGCTCCGGCTGTACCTGGAACGGGCCGGGTTCGTCGTGATGGAGGCCGGCGATGGTCCGTCCGCCCTGGCGGCTTTCGATGCCGCCGGGCGGCAAGGCCGCCCCGTGGCGGCGGTGGTGCTCGACCTGATGCTGCCCGGCATGGACGGGTGGGAGGTCTGCGAACGGCTCCGGGAACGCAGCCCGGTGCCCATCCTCATGCTGACCGCCCGCGGTGAGATCCACGAGCGGCTGCACGGCTTCCACCTGGGGGCCGACGACTATGTGGTCAAACCTTTCGACCCGCGGGAGATCGTGGCCCGCGTCCGGGCCCTCCTCCGCCGCGGGATGCCGGCTGCCGGGGCGACCCGGCCCCCGGGGGCCGAACCGGCCCTTGAACTCGGCCGGCTGGTCATCGATCCCGGCGCCCGCACGGTGACGGTCGACGGGCAACCCGTCCCGCTGACCCGCACCGAGTTCGACCTTCTCTACATCCTGGCCCGCCACCGCGGCCAGACGCTGGGCCGCCAGCAGATCCTGGACCGCCTGCGGGGCGGCGACTATTTCGGCGACGAGCGGGTCGTCGACAGCCACGTTCGCAACCTGCGAGAGAAGCTAGAGCCCTTCGGGCTGCGCCACCTCATCGCCACCGTCTGGGGCGTGGGGTACCGCTTTGATGGTTAG
- a CDS encoding SHOCT domain-containing protein: MMMHPGWSNGWGLWGMWLAMVAFWLVPLLLVAGIFWLFLGRDRHRGDRGSEPAVFDENRRALAVLKERYARGEISREEFERIKDDIMKS, from the coding sequence ATGATGATGCATCCCGGGTGGAGCAACGGTTGGGGCTTGTGGGGGATGTGGCTGGCCATGGTAGCCTTCTGGCTCGTGCCGCTGTTGCTGGTGGCCGGCATCTTCTGGCTCTTCCTGGGACGGGACCGCCATCGTGGGGACCGGGGGTCCGAGCCGGCGGTTTTCGACGAGAACCGCCGGGCCCTCGCCGTCCTCAAGGAGCGGTACGCCCGGGGCGAGATCAGCCGCGAGGAGTTCGAGCGGATCAAGGACGACATCATGAAATCGTAG
- a CDS encoding HAMP domain-containing sensor histidine kinase: MRPKPLFLSLWAFGAGLSLLTALVLGFVFIPLAAQAGPAGRGGAAVLRTVMVVMVLASAGALSVATGLAWLISRRLARPLERLGQAARAIARQPLGYVVQLPPAPYREAADLARTLETLSAELAREQAQKDAFLAAVAHELRTPLTYLQGYARSLLDGMVADPEAVRDHLTVIDREARRLGRMVGDLLDREALASGRVSLRTGPVDLAVLAGEAVEDAAPAAREKGVDLELEVHPPLPAVQADAGRLRQVLWNLLDNALAHTPPGGRIWVEVCRAGQAVEVTVHDTGTGFDPAESENIWRPFYRVDRHSGGPRPPGRRGYGLGLATVRQVIEAHGGTVHADGRPGQGASVGFRLPVMPPAGVPAAAAPAARPGRAIPNAAGDGDFGMPSADEPGRRAASGPGPRASVQKPAPGPLPRAGDRAWAGGESLVAALLVIVGVLALATASLLPRLVSPAGAGGFADLLIIALTGAVSTVLLAGIIALLYRAWMGGRST; this comes from the coding sequence GTGCGTCCGAAGCCGCTGTTCCTCAGCCTGTGGGCCTTCGGCGCGGGCTTGAGCCTGCTGACCGCCCTGGTCCTCGGCTTCGTGTTCATCCCCCTGGCCGCCCAGGCCGGTCCGGCCGGTCGCGGCGGCGCGGCGGTGCTGCGGACCGTCATGGTGGTCATGGTCCTGGCTTCGGCCGGCGCCCTGTCCGTGGCCACCGGCCTCGCCTGGTTGATCTCCCGCCGGCTGGCCCGGCCCCTGGAACGGCTGGGCCAGGCCGCCCGAGCCATCGCCCGGCAGCCCCTGGGCTACGTGGTCCAGCTTCCGCCGGCCCCATACCGGGAGGCCGCCGATCTGGCCCGAACCCTGGAGACCCTGTCGGCCGAACTGGCCCGGGAACAGGCCCAGAAGGACGCCTTCCTGGCGGCGGTGGCCCACGAGTTGCGCACGCCGCTGACCTACCTCCAGGGCTACGCCCGGTCGTTGCTTGACGGCATGGTGGCCGACCCGGAGGCCGTGCGCGACCACCTGACGGTCATCGACCGGGAGGCCCGGCGGTTGGGGCGGATGGTCGGGGATCTGCTGGATCGGGAAGCCCTGGCCTCGGGGCGGGTCTCCCTGCGTACCGGGCCGGTCGACCTGGCCGTCCTGGCGGGCGAGGCCGTTGAGGATGCGGCCCCGGCCGCCCGGGAAAAGGGCGTGGACCTCGAACTGGAGGTGCACCCGCCCTTGCCTGCCGTGCAGGCCGACGCCGGCCGGCTGCGCCAGGTGCTGTGGAACCTGCTCGACAACGCGCTGGCCCACACCCCACCGGGCGGCCGGATCTGGGTGGAGGTCTGCCGCGCCGGGCAAGCGGTCGAGGTGACGGTCCACGACACGGGCACCGGTTTCGACCCCGCGGAGAGCGAGAACATCTGGCGCCCGTTCTACCGCGTGGACAGGCATTCCGGAGGCCCCCGGCCCCCGGGGCGGCGGGGTTACGGCCTCGGGCTCGCCACGGTGCGGCAGGTCATTGAAGCCCATGGCGGTACGGTCCATGCCGACGGCCGGCCGGGGCAGGGCGCCTCGGTGGGCTTTCGCCTGCCGGTGATGCCGCCGGCCGGCGTTCCTGCCGCGGCGGCGCCAGCCGCCCGGCCGGGGAGGGCGATCCCCAATGCTGCGGGCGATGGCGATTTTGGGATGCCTTCCGCGGACGAACCCGGCCGCCGGGCGGCGTCCGGTCCCGGGCCGCGCGCCTCCGTGCAAAAGCCGGCCCCGGGGCCGCTGCCGAGGGCCGGGGACCGTGCCTGGGCCGGCGGCGAGTCCCTGGTCGCCGCGCTCTTGGTGATCGTGGGCGTTCTGGCGCTGGCGACGGCCTCGCTCCTGCCCCGGCTGGTATCCCCGGCGGGTGCCGGAGGCTTTGCCGACCTGTTGATCATCGCCCTGACGGGAGCCGTCAGCACCGTTTTGCTGGCGGGCATTATCGCCCTTTTATACAGGGCCTGGATGGGAGGCCGGTCGACATGA
- a CDS encoding thioredoxin family protein, whose product MALIREQDRKVLQERLQDLAGPVDVEVFTRDMRLFVPGRECPGCEETVELMKELAQLHPSIRLQVRDIDRESQRARELGVERPPTVVLHGRAGGRVRFVGPPLGYEFATLVEALIEASAPVPAGGEGAGGDAPAAGGAGSQAGHQAEALALLGEAGRPVHLRVFFTPTUPHCPRAVRSAINLAMQSPLVTAEAVEATSYPQLAQQYQVFAVPKTVINDRVSFEGAVPEDYLWSAIWRALDLHPGQPGSTEEPAGPGQ is encoded by the coding sequence ATGGCGCTGATTCGCGAGCAAGACCGGAAGGTGCTGCAGGAACGGCTCCAGGACTTGGCGGGCCCCGTCGATGTGGAGGTATTCACCCGTGACATGCGGCTGTTCGTTCCCGGCCGCGAGTGTCCCGGCTGCGAGGAAACGGTCGAGCTGATGAAGGAGCTGGCCCAGCTTCATCCTTCGATCCGCCTCCAGGTCAGGGACATCGACCGGGAGAGCCAGCGGGCGAGGGAACTGGGCGTCGAGCGGCCGCCCACGGTGGTGCTCCACGGCCGGGCCGGCGGCCGGGTGCGGTTCGTCGGACCGCCCCTCGGCTACGAGTTCGCGACGCTGGTCGAAGCGCTGATCGAGGCCTCGGCGCCAGTGCCCGCCGGCGGTGAAGGTGCCGGGGGCGACGCACCCGCTGCCGGCGGGGCGGGGAGCCAGGCCGGTCACCAGGCCGAAGCTCTGGCCCTGCTTGGCGAGGCGGGCCGGCCCGTTCACCTGCGGGTCTTCTTCACCCCCACCTGACCGCATTGCCCGCGGGCCGTGCGCTCCGCGATCAACCTGGCCATGCAGAGCCCGCTGGTGACCGCCGAGGCCGTGGAGGCCACCTCCTACCCGCAGCTGGCCCAGCAGTACCAGGTATTCGCCGTGCCCAAGACGGTGATCAACGACCGTGTCTCATTCGAGGGCGCGGTGCCGGAGGACTATCTCTGGTCGGCCATCTGGCGGGCGCTGGATCTGCACCCCGGGCAGCCGGGAAGCACGGAAGAACCGGCCGGGCCGGGGCAGTAA
- a CDS encoding luciferase family protein: MVVSMPAIDSLPERRGPRPRTTPANPHQQLDQNAPPRLQEALFERARALPGVRVGPSGISVPGARAFILDEELAAGPPEAFMIGREFAHLHPPYDGSLHLMLPEATARVVVAKGWGELHPVARRGWLPPTAMMVYGPRDDDELEVVWTILQACYAFARGAQPGGRG, encoded by the coding sequence ATGGTGGTATCCATGCCGGCGATCGATTCCTTGCCCGAACGACGGGGTCCACGGCCCCGGACCACCCCGGCGAACCCCCACCAGCAGCTGGACCAGAACGCTCCCCCCCGGCTGCAGGAGGCGCTGTTTGAGCGGGCCCGGGCTCTGCCCGGGGTGCGCGTGGGGCCTAGCGGGATTTCCGTTCCGGGAGCCCGGGCCTTCATCCTCGATGAGGAGCTGGCGGCGGGGCCACCGGAGGCGTTCATGATCGGCCGGGAGTTCGCCCACCTGCACCCGCCCTACGACGGGAGCCTGCATCTCATGCTGCCCGAAGCCACGGCCCGCGTGGTGGTCGCCAAGGGTTGGGGCGAGTTGCATCCGGTTGCCCGCCGGGGCTGGCTGCCGCCCACGGCGATGATGGTCTACGGTCCCCGGGACGACGATGAGCTGGAGGTCGTGTGGACCATCCTGCAGGCGTGCTATGCCTTCGCCCGCGGCGCGCAACCGGGCGGCCGTGGTTGA
- a CDS encoding class I SAM-dependent methyltransferase: MAGHPFFAAVYDLFQRPAAPLIDPWRRRVAGGATGRVLEIGVGTGLNLPFYRMERITRLVGLEPDPHMRRRAAARARRLGIPMELVAAPAENMPFADQSFDTAVATHVFCSVSDLERALREVFRVLRPGGTFRFLEHVRARDERAARWQDRLTPVWRFVAAGCHPNRRTTEVIEAAGFVLEELERFDLSVGGPVRPQAFGVARRPV; this comes from the coding sequence GTGGCAGGCCACCCATTCTTCGCGGCCGTGTACGACCTGTTCCAGCGCCCGGCGGCGCCCCTGATCGATCCCTGGCGCCGGCGCGTGGCGGGTGGGGCGACCGGCCGTGTCCTGGAGATCGGTGTCGGTACGGGCCTCAACCTGCCGTTTTACCGGATGGAGCGAATCACGCGGCTGGTCGGGCTTGAGCCCGACCCCCACATGCGCCGGCGGGCGGCGGCCCGGGCCCGCCGCCTCGGCATCCCCATGGAACTGGTCGCCGCTCCGGCGGAGAACATGCCCTTTGCGGATCAATCCTTCGATACCGCGGTGGCCACCCATGTATTCTGCAGCGTCAGCGACCTGGAGCGGGCCTTGCGCGAGGTCTTCCGGGTGCTCCGGCCGGGCGGGACCTTCCGGTTCCTCGAACACGTGCGGGCCCGGGATGAACGGGCGGCCCGCTGGCAGGACCGCCTGACCCCGGTATGGCGCTTCGTCGCCGCCGGATGCCATCCCAACCGGCGGACGACGGAGGTGATCGAGGCCGCGGGCTTCGTCCTGGAGGAGCTGGAGCGGTTCGACCTGTCGGTGGGTGGTCCCGTCAGGCCGCAGGCTTTCGGTGTGGCGCGGCGCCCGGTGTAG
- a CDS encoding TlpA family protein disulfide reductase, which yields MNRILGGAVLLLVAMLLAGGSLRPEAPSAPPPGDLRLAPAPEGTPPPAGQGGTAQEPSPPVIAVGMPAPDFELQDVTGRTVRLSDYRGKVVFLNFWATWCPPCREEMPEIQRLVDKGVPDLVVLGVNTSDPATPAEVKAFMERNGFTWRVPYDAGSRVARIYRVVYLPTSYFIGPDGIVWAKYIGPMSLPVMESYVERARQGG from the coding sequence ATGAACCGGATTCTCGGGGGAGCTGTCCTGCTGCTCGTGGCCATGTTGCTTGCCGGCGGAAGCCTTAGGCCGGAGGCGCCTTCGGCCCCTCCGCCGGGGGACTTGCGCCTGGCACCGGCGCCCGAGGGGACGCCGCCGCCCGCCGGGCAGGGCGGGACGGCGCAGGAACCGTCCCCGCCGGTGATCGCCGTCGGCATGCCCGCACCCGACTTCGAACTGCAGGACGTCACGGGTCGCACGGTGCGGCTTTCGGATTACCGCGGCAAGGTGGTCTTCCTGAACTTCTGGGCCACCTGGTGCCCGCCCTGCCGCGAGGAGATGCCGGAGATCCAGCGGCTGGTCGACAAGGGCGTCCCGGACCTGGTGGTGCTGGGCGTGAACACCAGCGATCCGGCCACGCCCGCCGAGGTCAAGGCCTTCATGGAGCGGAACGGCTTCACCTGGCGCGTTCCTTACGATGCGGGCAGCCGTGTGGCCCGCATCTACAGGGTGGTCTACCTGCCGACCAGCTACTTCATCGGGCCGGATGGCATCGTCTGGGCAAAGTATATCGGGCCGATGAGCCTGCCGGTCATGGAAAGCTACGTAGAACGGGCGCGCCAGGGAGGGTGA